A DNA window from Impatiens glandulifera chromosome 7, dImpGla2.1, whole genome shotgun sequence contains the following coding sequences:
- the LOC124944535 gene encoding protein OBERON 3 — MLKENDLSTNGGGGGSGEGNSSASKPISIKQNPDNPDSNSRFHEKGIEFMRKTEICSDGFQSKPSKVMNSGFQELTLSYLCENNKLGFPDKEIPSKNMFNSLEKGSYKGKEVVVEDQYQEDSNNRWVERDFMQMNEVRGKASNRRGIEEDEDEIERENREKRQKLETLNLSLALPDVSLSLNADFPSRLRPIQNELSFAAAPSNNNTQTTYSNDFTAASLSYSYSHPFSHNLSCSLTRNSTENNEFSMGSSHHRRDCDQIWNAGEGTNGSVHSRFRPVGDGGVAFSNNHSFYPSELPARPKLETQSGDSRRQNPEIKPSRPERIVREIVSEPISMMSHIVQELTEETVESTKEYLTKLIETPERRMELLSLQNRLERRSDLTKENLSKASKTQLEVFVAIKMGIGSFLSSKVRIPIIELSEILLLERCRNVNCRRALPVEDCDCNICSAKKGFCSECMCPVCLKFDCASNTCSWVGCDVCSHWCHAACGIEKNLIKPGPSLKKKANGGITEVQFHCLGCGHASEMFGFVKDVFMSCAKEWGVEKLTKELDCVRKIFRSSQDYVGKELHLKADEMLSKLEARRVSPSDVCNFIFQFFTYTEGLADLPSSSSKEITTPIQADFRNPMLQKTSFYDNINSSSGRIDTLLSSKQIQIDSSSGPVILRSNTMADDEWSMKMVKDNGIDSLEGIVMIKEAETKMFQKRADDARKEAEDYRQMARMKSENVEVEYAEKVTKLCLQETEEKRRMKMEELKVLENAQCDYYKMKMRMQAEIAGLLERMEATKKQLV, encoded by the exons ATGTTGAAAGAGAATGATCTTTCAACTAATGGGGGTGGTGGGGGTTCGGGAGAAGGGAATAGCTCTGCTTCTAAACCCATTTCAATTAAGCAAAATCCGGATAACCCAGATTCGAATTCGAGATTTCATGAAAAGGGTATTGAATTTATGAGGAAAACTGAGATTTGTTCAGATGGGTTTCAGTCAAAACCCTCGAAAGTTATGAATTCTGGGTTTCAAGAGCTGACCTTGAGTTATCTATGTGAAAATAACAAACTGGGGTTTCCTGATAAAGAGATCCCGTCGAAGAATATGTTTAACTCGTTGGAGAAAGGGAGTTATAAAGGAAAGGAAGTAGTTGTTGAAGATCAATATCAAGAAGATAGTAATAACAGATGGGTAGAAAGGGATTTTATGCAAATGAATGAAGTAAGGGGAAAAGCTTCAAACAGACGAGGAatagaggaagatgaagatgaaatcgagagagaaaatagagagaaGAGGCAAAAACTGGAGACTCTGAATCTCTCTTTAGCTTTACCTGATGTTTCACTTTCTCTTAATGCTGATTTTCCATCTCGACTTAGACCTATACAGAACGAACTATCATTTGCTGCTGCACCTTCAAACAACAATACCCAAACAACATACTCAAATGATTTCACCGCAGCCTCGTTATCATACTCATATTCCCATCCATTCTCACATAATCTCAGCTGCTCACTTACTCGAAATTCGACTGAGAATAATGAATTCTCAATGGGTAGTAGTCACCACAGGAGAGATTGTGATCAAATATGGAATGCCGGTGAAGGAACAAACGGTTCAGTCCATAGCCGATTCAGACCAGTTGGAGATGGAGGTGTCGCCTTTTCGAATAACCATTCGTTCTACCCTTCTGAATTACCCGCGAGGCCCAAACTCGAGACACAGTCAGGCGATTCCAGAAGGCAAAACCCTGAAATCAAGCCATCTAGACCTGAAAGAATTGTCAGAGAGATTGTTTCCGAACCGATTTCTATGATGTCCCACATTGTCCAAGAACTGACTGAGGAAACTGTTGAATCGACCAAGGAATACTTGACGAAGCTGATCGAAACTCCGGAGAGGAGAATGGAGTTGTTGAGTTTGCAGAACAGGTTGGAGAGAAGATCCGATTTAACAAAGGAGAATCTTTCCAAAGCGAGTAAAACTCAGCTCGAAGTGTTTGTCGCGATCAAAATGGGGATTGGGAGTTTCTTATCGAGCAAAGTTCGAATCCCGATTATAGAGCTCTCGGAGATTCTCTTGCTGGAGAGATGTCGAAATGTGAACTGTAGAAGGGCTCTGCCGGTTGAGGATTGTGACTGCAATATTTGCTCGGCGAAGAAAGGGTTCTGCAGTGAATGTATGTGTCCTGTTTGTTTGAAATTCGACTGCGCCAGCAATACTTGTAGTTGGGTTGGATGCGATGTCTGTTCGCATTGGTGCCATGCTGCTTGTGGAATAGAGAAGAATCTCATAAAACCAGGGCCTAGCTTGAAGAAGAAGGCGAATGGAGGCATAACCGAGGTGCAATTCCATTGCCTTGGATGCGGTCATGCTTCTGAGATGTTTGGATTCGTTAAGGATGTTTTCATGTCTTGCGCGAAAGAATGGGGTGTTGAGAAGTTAACGAAGGAGCTTGATTGTGTTCGGAAGATTTTTCGATCTAGCCAAGATTATGTTGGCAAGGAGTTGCATTTAAAGGCTGATGAGATGCTGTCTAAGCTTGAAGCTAGAAGAGTTTCTCCATCAGATGTCTGCAATTTCATCTTTCAGTTCTTTACAT ACACAGAAGGGCTTGCTGATCTTCCATCTTCCTCCAGTAAAGAGATCACGACACCAATTCAAGCTGACTTTCGAAACCCAATGCTTCAAAAAACATCATTTTACGACAATATTAACTCTTCAAGTGGCAGGATCGATACACTGTTGTCGTCGAAGCAAATCCAGATTGATTCGTCATCTGGTCCTGTTATTCTACGCAGCAACACCATGGCTGACGACGAGTGGTcgatgaagatggtgaaggaTAATGGGATCGACAGCTTGGAGGGTATTGTGATGATAAAAGAGGCAGAAACAAAAATGTTCCAAAAAAGAGCTGACGATGCAAGGAAAGAAGCTGAGGATTACAGACAGATGGCGCGGATGAAAAGTGAGAACGTGGAAGTGGAATATGCGGAAAAGGTGACGAAACTGTGTTTGCAGGAGACTGAAGAAAAGCGGAGGATGAAGATGGAGGAGCTCAAGGTTTTGGAGAATGCACAGTGCGATTATTACAAGATGAAGATGAGAATGCAGGCTGAAATTGCGGGTTTGTTGGAAAGAATGGAGGCGACGAAGAAACAGTTGGTATAA